A single region of the Pseudomonas sp. B21-023 genome encodes:
- a CDS encoding ATP-dependent Clp protease proteolytic subunit, whose translation MARHIIHYTGPINSATCGNLINTCSKALQQGAEVLQINIATMGGECSYGFTLYNFLRSLPVPVHTHNLGTVESMGNILFLAGSHRTACAFSKFLFHPFHWTLHGSVDHARMAEYAMSLDYDLRLYAQIVAERTEGASERLDVPRYLMAYPRILGPQEALTCGMIQAVDELPIEADAVQWSVHA comes from the coding sequence ATGGCCAGACACATCATCCACTACACCGGCCCGATCAATTCCGCGACCTGCGGCAACCTCATCAACACCTGTTCCAAGGCGTTGCAGCAGGGCGCAGAGGTGCTGCAGATCAACATCGCCACCATGGGCGGCGAATGCAGCTACGGTTTCACCCTGTACAACTTCCTGCGTTCACTGCCGGTGCCGGTGCACACCCACAACCTGGGCACGGTCGAATCGATGGGCAACATCCTGTTCCTGGCAGGCAGTCACCGCACCGCCTGCGCCTTCAGCAAGTTTCTGTTCCACCCGTTCCACTGGACCCTGCATGGCTCGGTGGACCATGCACGGATGGCCGAGTACGCCATGAGCCTGGACTATGACCTGCGCCTGTATGCGCAGATCGTCGCCGAGCGCACCGAGGGTGCGAGCGAGCGGCTCGATGTGCCGCGCTACCTGATGGCCTATCCGCGAATCCTGGGGCCCCAGGAAGCGCTCACCTGCGGGATGATCCAGGCCGTGGACGAGCTGCCGATCGAGGCCGATGCCGTACAGTGGAGCGTCCATGCCTGA
- a CDS encoding DUF72 domain-containing protein gives MSEIRIGISGWRYGPWRKDFYPKGLRQDDELAFASRAVNSIEINGSFYALQTPERYRQWRDETPEGFVFSVKAPRYITHVRRLRDIDEPLANFFASGPLLLGDKLGPFLWQFPPSMKFDAQRFSAFLDLLPRDRKAARACARHAAVRLQVNGGTAIRGNAHLRHAVEIRHPSFLCDTFINLLRKHKVALVVADSAGKWPCVEEVTADFVYLRLHGDVELYSSGYTASALRRWRLRIQAWAAGGQPEDAQRVIRRAPVKRASRDVYCYFDNDQKVHAPYDARRLLGKLGLDGELVTEPGVEPQESL, from the coding sequence GTGAGCGAGATCCGCATTGGTATTTCCGGTTGGCGCTATGGCCCATGGCGCAAGGACTTCTACCCCAAGGGTCTGCGCCAGGACGATGAGCTGGCATTCGCCTCTCGGGCGGTGAACAGCATCGAGATCAATGGCTCGTTCTACGCGTTGCAGACCCCCGAGCGCTACCGCCAGTGGCGCGATGAAACACCTGAAGGATTCGTCTTCTCGGTCAAGGCGCCGCGCTACATCACCCATGTGCGACGGCTGCGCGACATCGACGAGCCGCTGGCCAATTTCTTTGCCTCCGGGCCATTGCTGCTGGGCGACAAGCTGGGGCCGTTCCTCTGGCAGTTTCCCCCGAGCATGAAGTTCGACGCCCAGCGCTTCAGCGCTTTCCTCGACCTGCTGCCCCGCGATCGCAAGGCTGCGCGCGCCTGTGCCCGGCACGCGGCCGTACGCCTGCAGGTCAATGGTGGTACTGCCATCCGTGGCAATGCGCACTTGCGCCATGCCGTGGAGATCCGCCATCCGAGCTTCCTCTGCGACACCTTCATCAACCTGCTGCGCAAGCACAAGGTCGCGCTGGTGGTTGCCGACAGCGCCGGCAAATGGCCCTGTGTCGAGGAAGTCACGGCCGATTTCGTCTACCTGCGCCTGCATGGCGATGTCGAGCTCTACAGCAGCGGCTACACCGCCAGCGCGCTGCGTCGCTGGCGCCTGCGCATCCAGGCCTGGGCCGCGGGCGGCCAGCCGGAGGATGCCCAGCGCGTCATCCGTCGTGCCCCGGTCAAGCGCGCCTCCCGGGATGTGTATTGCTACTTCGACAACGATCAGAAGGTGCATGCCCCCTACGATGCGCGTCGCCTGCTGGGCAAGCTTGGCCTGGACGGCGAACTGGTGACCGAACCTGGCGTCGAGCCGCAGGAGTCACTATGA
- a CDS encoding phosphotransferase system, HPr-related protein — MPIPRDPKPAVEIDDTQDRMGSVHELDFSERRDERQGRIGDERPAREVEEEYPPRRVAESGMTGGEALSDSLHEDNVTLDDLSPDTLLDETGARDPHEPGTAGGPADQTLRHVEAHEIGGGIGLDEAELARSAPLDGEPWTDELTPEDERRER; from the coding sequence ATGCCCATTCCCAGAGACCCTAAACCGGCAGTCGAGATCGACGACACGCAAGACCGCATGGGCAGTGTCCATGAACTGGATTTCAGCGAGCGCCGCGATGAGCGCCAGGGCCGGATTGGCGACGAACGACCGGCGCGGGAGGTGGAAGAGGAGTATCCACCCAGACGCGTTGCCGAAAGTGGCATGACCGGTGGCGAGGCGCTGAGTGACAGCCTGCACGAGGACAATGTCACCCTCGACGACCTGAGCCCTGACACGCTGCTGGACGAGACCGGTGCGCGCGATCCGCATGAGCCGGGTACGGCAGGCGGCCCGGCGGACCAGACCCTGCGTCATGTCGAGGCGCACGAGATCGGTGGCGGCATCGGCCTGGACGAGGCCGAACTGGCCCGCTCGGCGCCGTTGGACGGCGAGCCATGGACCGACGAGCTCACCCCTGAAGACGAGCGGAGAGAACGCTGA
- the clsB gene encoding cardiolipin synthase ClsB produces MKQTWSDGNHVELLINGEQYYPRVFEAIAQAREEILLETFIIYDDKVGQPLRLALIDAARRGVRVEVAVDGYGTADLPDGFIASMTEAGVRFHAFDPQPRLAGMRTNLFRRLHRKILVIDGQRAFIGGINYSADHLGDFGPQAKQDYAVEVTGPVVAQVHASSCRMLAPVLGDPSAVVPGGDVAGSASAVLVERDNRRHRTDIEACYLQVFREAQQRIVVANAYFFPGYRLLRELRNAARRGVAVTLILQGQPDMRWVRALSRLLYNYLLRDNVQIHEYCQRPLHGKVALVDDEWSTVGSSNLDPLSLSFNLEANLMIRDCAFNDGLYRHLSELTAAHCKRVTLERMVRGYWWRAPLIFLGFHITRYFPRIAGWFPAHRQRLQSLQADSEAPADFNGGKT; encoded by the coding sequence ATGAAGCAGACCTGGAGCGATGGCAACCACGTCGAACTGCTGATCAATGGCGAGCAGTACTACCCGCGCGTGTTCGAGGCGATCGCCCAAGCGCGGGAGGAGATCCTCCTGGAAACGTTCATCATCTACGACGACAAGGTCGGCCAGCCGCTGCGCCTGGCGCTTATCGACGCGGCGCGGCGCGGCGTGCGGGTGGAAGTGGCGGTTGACGGCTACGGCACCGCCGACCTGCCTGACGGGTTCATTGCCTCGATGACCGAGGCCGGGGTGCGCTTCCATGCATTCGACCCGCAGCCGCGCCTGGCCGGCATGCGCACCAACCTGTTCCGGCGTCTGCACCGCAAGATCCTGGTGATCGACGGCCAGCGCGCGTTCATTGGCGGTATCAACTACAGTGCCGATCATCTCGGCGACTTCGGCCCGCAGGCCAAGCAGGACTACGCCGTGGAAGTCACAGGCCCGGTAGTGGCCCAGGTGCACGCCTCCAGCTGCCGGATGCTCGCCCCCGTGCTGGGTGACCCAAGCGCGGTCGTGCCGGGCGGTGACGTCGCAGGTTCGGCCAGCGCCGTACTGGTGGAACGCGACAACCGCCGCCATCGCACCGACATCGAGGCGTGCTACCTGCAAGTCTTCCGTGAAGCTCAGCAACGCATCGTCGTGGCCAACGCCTATTTCTTTCCCGGCTACCGCTTGCTGCGCGAGCTGCGCAATGCTGCCCGGCGCGGCGTTGCGGTGACCCTGATCCTCCAGGGGCAACCGGACATGCGTTGGGTACGCGCCCTGTCGCGGCTGCTCTACAACTACCTGTTGCGCGACAATGTGCAGATCCATGAGTACTGCCAGCGCCCGTTGCACGGCAAGGTGGCACTGGTGGACGACGAGTGGTCCACTGTGGGCTCGAGCAACCTCGACCCGCTGAGCCTGTCGTTCAACCTCGAAGCCAACCTGATGATCCGCGACTGCGCCTTCAACGATGGCCTGTACCGCCACCTGAGCGAACTGACCGCCGCGCATTGCAAGCGCGTGACCCTGGAACGCATGGTGCGTGGCTACTGGTGGCGCGCGCCGCTGATATTCCTGGGCTTTCACATCACCCGCTACTTCCCGCGCATCGCCGGCTGGTTCCCCGCGCACCGGCAGCGCCTGCAGTCGCTGCAGGCGGACAGCGAAGCGCCGGCGGACTTCAACGGGGGCAAGACCTGA
- the ligD gene encoding DNA ligase D, with amino-acid sequence MAKPLLEYQRKRDFNATPEPAGKRGRTGKAHALQFCIQKHDASHLHYDFRLELDGTLKSWAIPKGPSLDPKVRRLAVHVEDHPLDYADFEGNIPEGHYGAGDVIVWDRGIWEPEGDPRQAYAKGKLRFRLQGEKLSGVWNLFRTHLAGKKEQWMLVKSHDGQARSETDYSIVEALPDSVLSDRTLLPRRPAKTATANKRKANPVALPDKLQPQLATLVDSPPSGDWHYEVKFDGYRILARIEGEDVRLFTRNGHDWSAKMPRQVEALKALGLDSAWLDGEMVVVDEQGVADFQALQNAFDTEHDERITYYLFDLPYLGGEDLRPLPLQARRATLARLLENTPSDLLKFSADFTEPVDSLLDSACRLKLEGLIGKRADSPYVGRRSSDWVKLKCQQRQEFVIVGYTDPKGSRNGFGALLLALHDTDSGQLRYAGKVGTGFSATTLDSLHARLKPLEINKPALPKPPRGADTRGVHWLKPQLLAEVAYAQMTREGIVRHSVFHGLRDDKPATAIDLERAMPAKRAAQPPAKALGSLRLTHPDRVVDASTGTTKRQVAEYYAQVADWLLPQLKDRPVALVRAPDGLGGELFFQKNAGQLHIPAVRSYSKAQAGQAAMVLNRADSLLGAVQMNMLELHTWNATDKDFDKPDRFVLDLDPDPALPWKAMLEATQLTLTLLDELGLKVFLKTSGGKGMHLVVPLTRRAGWDEVKDFSHALVEHMAGLFPERLSAVSGPRNRVGRIFIDYLRNGKGATTVAAYSLRAREGLPVSVPIWREELTQLKGANQWHIGNLQARLAEVDDPWADMAKTRQSITVRMRKQLGID; translated from the coding sequence ATGGCCAAGCCCCTGCTGGAGTACCAGCGCAAGCGCGACTTCAACGCCACGCCCGAGCCTGCCGGCAAGCGCGGCCGCACGGGCAAGGCCCATGCCTTGCAGTTCTGCATCCAGAAACACGACGCCAGCCACCTGCACTACGACTTTCGCCTGGAACTCGATGGCACCTTGAAAAGCTGGGCCATTCCCAAGGGCCCCTCGCTCGACCCCAAGGTCCGCCGCCTGGCGGTGCATGTGGAGGATCACCCGCTGGACTACGCCGACTTCGAAGGCAATATCCCCGAAGGCCACTACGGTGCCGGTGACGTGATCGTCTGGGATCGCGGTATCTGGGAGCCCGAGGGCGATCCACGCCAGGCCTACGCCAAGGGCAAGCTGCGTTTTCGCCTGCAGGGCGAGAAACTGTCGGGCGTCTGGAACCTGTTCCGCACCCACCTGGCCGGCAAGAAGGAGCAGTGGATGCTGGTCAAGTCCCACGATGGCCAGGCCCGCAGCGAAACCGACTACAGCATTGTCGAAGCCTTGCCGGACAGTGTGCTGAGCGACCGTACACTGCTGCCGCGCCGGCCGGCGAAAACAGCCACTGCCAACAAACGCAAGGCCAACCCCGTCGCCCTGCCGGACAAGCTCCAGCCGCAACTCGCCACCCTGGTCGATTCGCCGCCCAGCGGTGACTGGCACTACGAGGTCAAGTTCGACGGCTACCGCATCCTCGCCCGCATCGAAGGCGAGGATGTGCGCCTGTTCACCCGCAATGGCCACGACTGGAGTGCGAAGATGCCGCGTCAGGTCGAGGCCTTGAAAGCGCTGGGGCTTGATTCGGCCTGGCTCGATGGCGAGATGGTGGTGGTCGACGAACAGGGTGTGGCCGACTTCCAGGCTTTGCAGAACGCCTTCGACACCGAGCACGACGAACGCATCACCTATTACCTGTTCGACCTGCCGTACCTGGGTGGCGAGGACCTTCGCCCGCTACCCCTGCAGGCGCGACGTGCCACCCTGGCCCGACTGCTGGAAAACACGCCGTCGGACCTCCTCAAGTTCTCCGCAGACTTCACCGAGCCTGTCGACTCGCTGCTCGACAGCGCCTGCCGCCTCAAGCTCGAAGGCCTGATCGGCAAGCGCGCCGACAGCCCCTACGTGGGCCGGCGCAGCAGTGATTGGGTCAAGCTCAAGTGCCAGCAGCGCCAGGAGTTCGTGATCGTCGGCTACACCGACCCCAAAGGCAGCCGCAACGGCTTCGGCGCCCTGCTGCTGGCCCTGCACGACACCGACAGCGGCCAGCTGCGCTATGCCGGCAAGGTCGGCACCGGTTTCAGCGCCACCACGCTGGACAGCCTGCATGCGCGTCTCAAGCCCCTGGAAATAAACAAGCCGGCCTTGCCCAAGCCGCCCCGCGGCGCCGACACCCGTGGCGTGCACTGGCTCAAGCCGCAACTGCTGGCCGAAGTCGCCTACGCCCAGATGACACGCGAAGGCATCGTGCGCCACTCGGTGTTCCACGGCCTGCGCGACGACAAACCCGCCACCGCCATCGACCTGGAGCGAGCCATGCCCGCCAAGCGCGCCGCGCAGCCCCCCGCCAAGGCCCTCGGCAGCCTGCGCCTGACCCACCCCGACCGCGTGGTCGACGCCAGCACCGGCACCACCAAGCGCCAGGTCGCCGAGTACTACGCCCAGGTCGCCGACTGGCTGCTGCCGCAGCTCAAGGACCGCCCCGTGGCGCTGGTGCGCGCACCGGACGGACTGGGTGGCGAACTGTTCTTCCAGAAGAATGCCGGCCAGCTGCACATCCCGGCGGTGCGCAGCTACAGCAAGGCGCAGGCCGGCCAGGCGGCGATGGTGCTCAACCGCGCCGACAGCCTGTTGGGCGCGGTGCAGATGAACATGCTCGAACTGCACACCTGGAATGCCACCGACAAGGATTTCGACAAGCCCGACCGCTTCGTCCTCGACCTCGACCCCGATCCGGCACTGCCCTGGAAAGCCATGCTCGAAGCGACCCAACTGACCCTCACCCTGCTCGATGAGCTGGGCCTGAAGGTGTTCCTCAAGACCAGTGGCGGCAAGGGCATGCACCTGGTGGTGCCGCTGACCCGCCGCGCCGGTTGGGACGAAGTGAAGGACTTCAGCCATGCCCTCGTCGAGCATATGGCGGGCCTGTTCCCGGAGCGGCTCAGCGCCGTCTCCGGGCCCCGTAACCGGGTCGGGCGGATCTTCATCGACTACCTGCGCAACGGCAAGGGCGCCACAACGGTCGCGGCGTATTCGCTGCGTGCCCGCGAGGGGCTGCCGGTGTCGGTGCCGATCTGGCGCGAAGAGCTGACCCAGCTCAAAGGCGCCAACCAGTGGCACATCGGCAATCTGCAGGCGCGGCTGGCCGAGGTGGACGACCCTTGGGCGGACATGGCCAAGACCCGGCAGTCCATCACCGTGCGCATGCGCAAACAGCTGGGCATTGACTGA
- a CDS encoding DUF6555 family protein, which translates to MPSPQLFTIEYLLHGQPRRFIIRQEHMDNAEAWHWASCDAGLGIIPKFGRERIKKVSRPMAERHGITEVRWRV; encoded by the coding sequence ATGCCAAGTCCCCAGTTGTTTACCATCGAATACCTGCTGCATGGTCAGCCACGGCGTTTCATCATCCGCCAGGAACACATGGACAATGCCGAGGCCTGGCATTGGGCGAGTTGCGACGCGGGTTTGGGGATCATTCCGAAGTTCGGACGCGAGCGCATCAAGAAAGTCAGCCGGCCCATGGCCGAACGGCATGGGATCACCGAAGTGCGCTGGCGGGTGTGA
- a CDS encoding metallothionein encodes MNEQRCSCNHCSCTVDANAVVQDGKAYCCEACATGHRNGEPCRMGDCKCGEVSQPKESNVDNALDETFPASDPISP; translated from the coding sequence ATGAACGAGCAACGTTGTTCCTGCAACCACTGTTCCTGCACCGTGGATGCCAATGCCGTGGTCCAGGATGGCAAGGCGTACTGCTGCGAAGCGTGTGCGACGGGGCACCGTAATGGTGAGCCTTGTCGCATGGGGGATTGCAAATGTGGGGAGGTGAGTCAGCCGAAAGAGAGTAATGTCGATAACGCGTTGGATGAGACTTTTCCGGCGAGCGATCCTATTTCACCTTGA
- a CDS encoding response regulator transcription factor gives MSCRIIVADDHPLFREAMVNTVRRILPEARLEEAGSLADVLRLAAMGETPDTLILDLRFPGLTCIGRLAELRRQLQRTTLIVVSMVDDPQVICEVMAAGVDGFIGKSVSPEAIGAAILAIRDGEVVVDYAPSGLLPHLDAPSELEQLTHRQQDVLRLIAQGKTNKEIARALDISPFTVRIHVSSLLKTLNVPTRTAAAVKYSGN, from the coding sequence GTGAGTTGCCGCATCATCGTGGCGGATGACCATCCGCTGTTCAGGGAGGCCATGGTCAACACCGTACGGCGCATCCTGCCCGAGGCGCGCCTGGAGGAAGCTGGCAGCCTCGCTGACGTGCTCAGGCTGGCCGCCATGGGCGAGACGCCCGACACCCTGATCCTCGACCTGCGCTTCCCCGGCCTCACCTGCATCGGCCGCCTCGCCGAGCTGCGCCGACAATTGCAGCGCACCACGCTGATCGTTGTATCGATGGTCGACGACCCGCAGGTGATCTGCGAAGTCATGGCCGCCGGCGTCGATGGCTTCATCGGCAAGAGCGTCAGCCCCGAGGCGATCGGCGCCGCCATCCTTGCCATTCGCGACGGCGAAGTGGTGGTCGACTACGCCCCCAGCGGATTGTTACCGCATCTCGATGCCCCCAGCGAGCTGGAACAGCTCACTCACCGCCAACAGGACGTACTGCGCCTGATCGCCCAGGGCAAGACCAACAAGGAGATCGCCCGGGCGCTGGACATCTCGCCATTCACCGTGCGCATCCATGTGTCGTCGCTGCTCAAGACCCTCAATGTGCCGACCCGCACGGCCGCCGCGGTGAAATATTCCGGAAACTGA
- a CDS encoding low affinity iron permease family protein, with product MKFDRFAQWLANRSGRPLTFAVALLLIILWGVSGPLFDFNDTWQLVINTSTTIITFLMVFLIQNTQNRDNDELHIKVDELLRTTQRAHKALLDLEDMGPAELHALRKQYQQLGEHDQAAPGNDAPAKDTPD from the coding sequence ATGAAATTCGATCGTTTCGCCCAATGGCTGGCCAACCGCAGCGGACGTCCACTGACCTTTGCCGTGGCATTGCTGCTGATCATCCTTTGGGGCGTGAGCGGACCGCTGTTCGATTTCAACGACACTTGGCAACTGGTGATCAACACCTCGACCACCATCATCACCTTCCTCATGGTGTTCCTGATCCAGAACACCCAGAACCGCGACAACGACGAACTGCACATCAAGGTCGACGAACTGCTGCGCACCACCCAGCGGGCGCACAAGGCCCTGCTCGACCTCGAGGACATGGGGCCGGCCGAACTGCATGCGCTGCGCAAGCAGTACCAGCAACTGGGCGAGCACGACCAAGCGGCGCCGGGCAACGATGCACCGGCCAAGGACACCCCTGACTGA
- a CDS encoding acyl-CoA dehydrogenase — protein MSIIQDFDLTNLDRLLRRFGARPQAIDLDTLLPELLQAMQADHLDLLPLPGQGQTLKRWQTLARVAGCDLTLAKLYEGHTDALAILAECGAAHHAQDGIWGVWAAEPPDARARIVERHDGQVRLQGRKAWCSGALQIDRALITAWENDQPQLVAIELSHPSQRIQADQWQAVGMATTTSVSIEFDDTPGLAVGLPGQYLARPGFWHGGAGIAACWYGAAEALADYLREHCRMPRPDPHADAHLGAVDAALYGARAALRECAAWIDQQPHADASFEVRRARAQVEQAVEQVIRHVGRALGATPFCRSSHFARLSADLPVYLRQSHAERDLAELGRQVTGMPAGAWQL, from the coding sequence ATGAGCATCATCCAGGACTTCGACCTGACCAACCTCGACCGCCTGCTGCGCCGCTTCGGCGCCCGACCGCAGGCCATCGACCTCGACACCTTGCTGCCGGAGCTGCTGCAGGCCATGCAGGCCGACCACCTCGACCTGTTGCCCCTGCCCGGCCAGGGCCAGACCCTCAAGCGCTGGCAGACGCTCGCGCGGGTAGCCGGTTGCGACCTGACCCTGGCCAAACTCTATGAAGGCCATACCGATGCCTTGGCGATCCTGGCCGAATGCGGTGCGGCCCACCACGCCCAGGACGGGATCTGGGGCGTGTGGGCCGCAGAGCCGCCGGATGCCCGTGCCCGTATCGTCGAACGGCACGACGGGCAGGTACGTCTGCAAGGGCGCAAGGCCTGGTGCTCGGGCGCGCTGCAGATCGACCGGGCACTGATAACTGCATGGGAGAATGACCAACCGCAGCTGGTGGCCATCGAGTTGTCGCACCCCAGCCAGCGCATCCAGGCCGACCAGTGGCAGGCGGTGGGCATGGCCACCACCACCAGCGTCAGCATCGAATTCGACGACACGCCCGGGCTGGCCGTCGGCCTGCCCGGCCAGTACCTGGCACGTCCTGGTTTCTGGCATGGCGGCGCCGGCATCGCCGCGTGCTGGTACGGCGCGGCCGAGGCCTTGGCCGACTACCTGCGCGAGCATTGCCGCATGCCTCGGCCCGATCCGCACGCCGATGCCCATCTGGGAGCGGTGGATGCCGCCTTGTACGGCGCCCGCGCCGCGCTTCGCGAATGCGCCGCCTGGATCGACCAGCAGCCCCATGCCGACGCCAGCTTCGAAGTGCGCCGCGCCCGCGCCCAGGTCGAACAGGCGGTCGAGCAGGTGATCCGCCATGTCGGCAGGGCGCTGGGTGCCACGCCCTTCTGTCGCAGCAGTCATTTCGCCCGGCTCAGCGCCGACCTGCCGGTCTACCTGCGCCAGAGCCATGCCGAACGCGATCTGGCCGAACTGGGCAGGCAAGTGACCGGCATGCCGGCGGGAGCCTGGCAGCTATGA
- a CDS encoding general stress protein, with protein MARDQDQTGQRGGTKQTNPGNFANDRERASRAGQKGGRNSGGNFANDRARASEAGRKGGRNSHGNASGS; from the coding sequence ATGGCTCGTGACCAGGATCAGACCGGACAACGCGGCGGCACCAAGCAGACCAATCCCGGCAACTTCGCCAACGACCGTGAAAGGGCCTCCCGGGCGGGCCAGAAGGGCGGCCGCAACTCAGGCGGCAACTTCGCCAATGACCGCGCCCGCGCCTCCGAGGCCGGTCGCAAAGGTGGCCGCAACAGCCACGGGAACGCCAGCGGTTCGTAA
- a CDS encoding lysylphosphatidylglycerol synthase domain-containing protein: protein MAKPRWQTWGMRLLTLLFLVLIPVLLFTLARNLDWNEVHQSLLAYRPSTLVLGLLLALCSYLVFASYDLLARAYTGHRLPARQVLPVAFVCYAFNLNFTTWVGGVALRYRLYSRLGLDTATITRILTLGLLTNWMGYLLLAGTVFALGLVKLPASWAVGAGGLRLIGVLMVAVAASYLLACAFAKRRTWHLRGHEVTLPSLRLALCQVALGASNWALMAALIHLLLPPALFYPSVLGVLLISCVAGVVAHIPAGLGVLEAVFLALLHGQLGQGTLVAALLGYRTLYYLIPLLLAVITYLILEKRAKALRRQAEPALDKH, encoded by the coding sequence ATGGCCAAGCCACGCTGGCAGACCTGGGGCATGCGCCTGCTCACCCTGCTGTTCCTGGTGCTGATCCCGGTGCTGCTGTTCACCCTGGCACGCAACCTGGACTGGAACGAGGTGCACCAGTCGCTGCTGGCCTATCGACCTTCCACCCTGGTCCTTGGCCTGTTGCTGGCCCTGTGCAGCTACCTGGTGTTCGCCAGCTACGACCTGCTCGCCCGCGCCTACACCGGTCACCGGTTGCCAGCCCGTCAGGTGCTGCCGGTGGCGTTTGTCTGCTACGCGTTCAATCTCAATTTCACCACCTGGGTCGGCGGCGTGGCACTGCGCTACCGCCTGTACAGCCGGCTGGGGCTGGACACCGCGACCATCACCCGCATCCTCACCCTGGGTCTGTTGACCAACTGGATGGGCTATTTGCTGCTGGCCGGCACGGTGTTCGCCCTGGGCCTGGTGAAGTTGCCGGCAAGCTGGGCGGTGGGGGCCGGCGGCTTGCGCCTGATCGGTGTGCTGATGGTGGCGGTCGCGGCGAGCTACCTGCTCGCCTGTGCATTTGCCAAGCGACGCACATGGCATCTGCGCGGGCATGAAGTGACCCTGCCGAGCCTGCGCCTGGCGTTGTGCCAAGTGGCGCTGGGCGCGAGCAACTGGGCGTTGATGGCGGCGCTGATCCACCTGCTGCTGCCGCCTGCGCTGTTCTATCCCTCGGTACTGGGGGTGTTGCTGATCAGTTGCGTGGCAGGGGTAGTGGCGCATATTCCTGCCGGGCTGGGGGTGCTGGAGGCGGTGTTCCTTGCCCTGCTGCACGGACAGTTGGGCCAGGGCACGCTGGTGGCCGCATTGCTGGGGTATCGGACGCTGTACTACCTGATCCCGCTGTTGCTGGCGGTGATTACCTACCTGATCCTGGAGAAGCGCGCCAAGGCCCTGCGCCGACAGGCCGAGCCAGCCCTGGACAAGCACTGA
- a CDS encoding endonuclease/exonuclease/phosphatase family protein, which yields MNGTLPAPDRIIDKVAAVHRLTVLTLNVHKGFTLFNRRFILPELREAVRATGADLVFLQEVHGSHQRHAERHPAWPQTPQYEFLADSMWPQFAYGRNAVYPHGDHGNALLSKFPIRAYDNLDVSIHGNEERGLLHCQLEVPGHEQVHAICVHLGLREDHRQRQVDLLLTLLERLPPDDPVIVAGDFNDWRLKADARLSVSLVEAFGRPARSFPARLPLLRLDRIYLRNAQACEARVLSRYPWSHLSDHAPLVAQVTL from the coding sequence ATGAACGGCACCCTACCCGCCCCTGACCGCATCATCGACAAGGTCGCGGCCGTGCACCGCCTGACGGTGCTGACCCTCAACGTGCACAAGGGTTTCACCCTGTTCAACCGCCGCTTCATCCTGCCGGAGCTGCGCGAGGCGGTGCGCGCCACCGGCGCCGACCTGGTGTTCCTGCAGGAAGTGCATGGCAGCCACCAACGGCATGCCGAGCGCCATCCGGCCTGGCCGCAGACCCCGCAGTACGAATTTCTTGCCGACAGCATGTGGCCGCAGTTCGCCTACGGACGTAATGCGGTCTACCCCCATGGCGACCATGGCAACGCGCTGCTGTCCAAGTTCCCGATCCGCGCCTATGACAACCTTGACGTGTCGATTCACGGCAATGAAGAGCGCGGCTTGTTGCACTGCCAGCTTGAAGTGCCCGGTCATGAGCAGGTGCACGCGATCTGTGTGCACCTGGGCCTGCGCGAGGACCACCGCCAGCGTCAGGTCGACCTGCTGCTGACCTTGCTCGAGCGCCTGCCACCGGACGATCCGGTCATTGTCGCCGGTGACTTCAACGACTGGCGGCTGAAGGCCGATGCGCGGCTGTCGGTGTCGCTGGTCGAAGCCTTCGGCAGGCCGGCGCGCAGCTTTCCCGCGCGCCTGCCGCTGCTGCGCCTGGACCGCATCTACCTGCGCAATGCCCAGGCATGCGAGGCACGGGTGTTGTCGAGGTACCCGTGGTCCCACCTTTCCGACCATGCCCCGCTGGTAGCGCAGGTGACGCTATGA